The following are encoded together in the Chanodichthys erythropterus isolate Z2021 chromosome 16, ASM2448905v1, whole genome shotgun sequence genome:
- the LOC137003036 gene encoding uncharacterized protein, which translates to MIEGGHVQSQSNDITEALDKSHPITRTSDRFSLYDRFHQLNQKQEKEKLRSLDLVPELTGLINSSMAEQLNRELANSRYFLCQLKDIHYMFALRLVFHLHNSRVNKSFMEKMLRQTQGAAEVGLDGRLSLFTTCKDTDSRLQNPLHQRNVKKKESISGKGLHFSTSLFPVLKENKLSELYSTVQNDASVLVRVDNCIATLKDIQTIIPAQSISSQSQDILPQQPWLTDVVMLPTFIFISWWRDWITQKKISPRHLSCLKNLKASDTVLFPRCVSQSENPEVGYHFILWVFCGQSHEIQVFDSMGLYKDIPQQHMEILCHAFSSTWTLADWTVSYPPQWLQTKSDSNNCGVFVCTMAEMVLKGFRLNNETIGLAQTQYLREYHASVLVKDVVVEDSMREPEKPMECMAGDLRVCCFQKVGEGQLYPSIVKILWVQCDVCSGWLHTDCAGVKETEAKKGTFKCGCDLTQPYTFEGTRMALRHGIEQIISDQDIKALHKGFHSEEVKSCRFYLWKHPQTSLKFKQHLKPKRCYFSESDFIKLAEKIKAAVDSDGDLENLDYIFDVLIPEVTILVVQRQEKLCRYAVEVLLASGIVKFY; encoded by the exons ATGATAGAAGGTGGACATGTCCAGAGTCAAAGTAACGATATCACTGAAGCACTTGACAAATCTCATCCTATCACAAGAACTTCAGATAGATTTTCATTGTATGACCGCTTTCATCAGcttaaccaaaaacaggaaaaagagaAACTGAGAAGCCTTGATCTTGTTCCAGAGCTAACTGGTCTCATCAACTCTTCCATGGCAGAGCAGCTCAACCGGGAACTTGCCAACTCCCGGTACTTTCTTTGCCAACTGAAAGATATTCATTATATGTTTGCACTTCGTTTGGTCTTTCATTTGCATAACAGCAGAGTGAACAAATCATTCATGGAAAAAATGCTGAGACAGACACAAGGGGCAGCTGAAGTTGGCCTGGATGGCAGACTGAGTCTCTTCACTACAT GTAAAGACACTGACTCTAGACTGCAAAATCCACTGCATCAAAGAAATGTCAAGAAAAAGGAATCCATCTCAGGCAAAGGACTACACTTTAGCACATCCCTTTTCCCCGTCTTGAAGGAAAACAAG CTTTCTGAACTGTACTCCACTGTACAAAATGATGCTTCAGTCCTTGTGCGAGTTGACAACTGTATAGCAACGCTTAAGGACATACAGACAATCATTCCAGCACAATCCATTTCATCTCAATCCCAAGACATCCTTCCCCAGCAACCATGGCTGACTGAt GTTGTGATGCTtccaacatttatatttattagcTGGTGGAGAGACTGGATAACgcaaaaaaaaatatccccTCGACATTTATCTTGCTTGAAG aaCCTGAAAGCCAGCGACACAGTGCTTTTTCCTCGATGTGTCAGTCAGAGTGAGAACCCTGAGGTTGGGTACCACTTCATTTTGTGG GTTTTCTGTGGTCAAAGTCATGAAATCCAGGTCTTTGATTCGATGGGGCTCTACAAAGACATACCACAACAACACATGGAAATACTTTG TCATGCTTTCAGTAGCACGTGGACACTTGCTGATTGGACTGTGTCTTATCCACCACAGTGGCTTCAGACCAAGAGTGATTCAAACAACTGTGGGGTGTTTGTATGCACT ATGGCAGAGATGGTGCTGAAAGGATTCAGGTTGAACAATGAGACCATTGGTCTGGCACAAACCCAATATCTACGCGAATATCATGCGTCAGTCTTGGTAAAAGATGTCGTTGTAGAG GATTCAATGAGAGAACCTGAAAAACCAATGGAGTGCATGGCGGGTGACTTGCGTGTATGCTGTTTTCAGAAAGTGGGCGAagg GCAATTGTATCCCAGCATTGTGAAGATCCTGTGGGTACAGTGTGATGTGTGTTCAGGCTGGCTACACACAGATTGTGCTGGAGTGAAAGAAACTGAGGCCAAAAAAGGCACTTTTAAATGTGGATGTGATTTGACACAGCCATACACTTTTGAGGG TACTCGAATGGCTCTGAGACATGGAATTGAACAGATAATCTCAGATCAAGACATAAAA GCCTTACACAAAGGTTTTCACAGTGAAGAAGTCAAATCGTGCAGGTTTTACCTGTGGAAGCATCCACAGACTTCGCTGAAATTCAAACAGCACTTGAAGCCAAAACGGTGCTATTTCAGTGAAAGTGAT tttataaaaCTGGCTGAGAAAATCAAGGCAGCAGTGGATTCAGATGGAGACCTAGAAAACCTAGACTACATATTTGATGTCTTGATTCCAGAG gtgacCATACTTGTTGTGCAGAGACAGGAGAAACTTTGCCGCTATGCAGTGGAAGTTTTACTGGCCTCTGGCATTGTGAAGTTCTACTGA
- the LOC137003035 gene encoding uncharacterized protein — protein MDKLAQLYIRYSVPFMHFIPLGPQTFKDHISLIKANEGKNCQLCKQAVIGSEEHLQKKHFKNAVHFKDGVFDLFTVPCFCDKIEQLKRSHWHCFKCDRILHRRNAFEDHLQKHGCIVTPFKDLPKKSEPKKDSENATSAPVSEQSILCCHCSSSFTTAGSLRRHEKEFHATSDPVYCVDLQQGVFFTAKNSRGQRVPIHVQKSTTSQVIACEVPECREFMTLAKLGGKPGAECEHLLRVSSAPPYVPPEPLREESLKMMHEKGLISTQRMTECIENHNQASVEGICSVFPVFYEKHGYSGRFVYFSIYTGRMERWSLFRRTRVSFDKVVGHWYCLCKSTKKQYRCLHIYMAMWWLYQEREDLLLECSRADSDLSGDPSENEELELVDVGKGLQKHQLVAMTNYLWQNKRIPENLPQELRTQAMEVPKMFEPTEKTCPYCPGPTPPGLAEPVVVTKNASVYDIHSVKRGVTVCVKNCLVCKTPVRFQEYTAGFHNFNNRVFLTTRLCAMMTSALKTNTAIGRFLSMMEDLLGVTIHHNTLRKAVFHFWAMTNYTYDFSCIRCGHEPPILIADSNWKVAFDLPVNLMKRPCTDTDINSKVVLLYNERWSTLEKELICVGFCYETKERNPFSSELSYSSFAPWLGSSCRAGSVLPKTEILKGFSDRLSDKSPPVDSHAVEDTVLKLLESKKPSKSELLAACVQLGVFCWLCIRYY, from the exons ATGGATAAATTGGCGCAGTTGTATATAAGGTACAGTGTTCCATTCATGCATTTTATCCCCTTAGGCCCACAAACGTTCAAAGACCATATTAGTTTAATTAAAGCCAATGAAGGAAAAAACTGCCAGCTATGCAAACAGGCTGTGATTGGGTCAGAAGAACACctacaaaaaaagcattttaaaaatgctgtgCACTTTAAAGATGGGGTTTTTG ATCTGTTCACAGTACCTTGCTTTTGTGACAAAATTGAGCAATTAAAAAGAAGTCACTGGCATTGCTTTAAGTGTGACCGGATTTTGCACAGGCGAAATGCATTTGAAGACCATCTACAGAAACATG GTTGCATTGTAACACCATTCAAAGATCTGCCAAAGAAAA GTGAGCCAAAGAAAGATTCTGAAAATGCAACAAGTGCCCCTGTCAGTGAGCAGAGTATTCTCTGTTGCCACTGCTCATCCTCTTTCACTACAGCTGGGAGTCTTCGAAGACATGAAAAGGAGTTTCATGCGACATCAGATCCAGTGTACTGCGTTGATTTACAGCAAGGTGTCtttttcacagcaaaaaatAGTAGAGGGCAAAGAGTTCCAATACATGTGCAGAAAAGCACCACCTCTCAAGTAATTGCCTGTGAAGTACCAGAGTGCCGGGAGTTCATGACTCTTGCTAAACTTGGAGGAAAGCCTGGAGCGGAGTGTGAGCATTTGCTCCGAGTTTCCTCTGCTCCACCATATGTTCCTCCTGAGCCTCTGAGAGAAGAATCCTTAAAGATGATGCACGAAAAAGGATTGATTTCCACCCAGAGAATGACAGAGTGCATCGAAAATCACAATCAAGCATCAGTTGAGGGAATCTGTTCTGTGTTTCCAGTTTTTTATGAGAAACATGGATATTCTGgcagatttgtttatttttccatATATACAGGAAGGATGGAAAGATGGTCCCTCTTTAGACGGACAAGAGTGTCATTTGACAAAGTGGTAGGACACTGGTATTGCCTTtgtaaaagtacaaaaaaacaGTACAGATGCCTccacatctacatggcaatgtGGTGGCTCTACCAAGAAAGAGAAGATTTACTACTTGAGTGTTCCAGAGCAGACAGTGATTTGTCAGGTGACCCCTCTGAAAATGAAGAGCTTGAACTTGTTGATGTAGGAAAAGGACTGCAGAAGCACCAGCTGGTTGCAATGACAAACTATCTCTGGCAAAACAAAAGAATTCCAGAAAATTTGCCACAGGAGTTAAGGACTCAGGCAATGGAGGTTCCAAAAATGTTTGAGCCCACAGAGAAAACGTGCCCTTATTGCCCTGGGCCAACCCCACCAGGTCTTGCAGAACCAGTGGTTGTTACAAAGAATGCATCCGTCTACGACATACATTCAGTGAAGAGAG GTGTTACTGTGTGTGTAAAGAACTGCCTGGTCTGTAAGACGCCAGTCAGGTTTCAAGAATACACTGCAGGATTTCATAATTTCAACAACAGAGTTTTTTTAACAACCCGTCTTTGTGCAATGATGACGTCTGCCCTAAAG aCTAACACAGCCATTGGGCGATTTCTATCAATGATGGAGGACCTCCTTGGAGTTACGATTCACCACAACACCCTAAGGAAAGCGGTTTTCCATTTCTGGGCAATGACCAATTATACATATGACTTTTCATGCATCCGTTGTGGCCATGAACCACCGATTTTAATTGCTGACAGCAACTGGAAAGTAGCCTTCGATTTGCCTG TAAATCTCATGAAGAGACCATGTACTGACACTGACATCAACTCTAAGGTCGTTTTGTTGTACAATGAAAGGTGGTCAACATTAGAAAAAGAGCTAATTTGTGTTGGCTTCTGTTATG AAACAAAGGAGAGAAACCCGTTCTCCAGTGAATTGTCCTATTCATCTTTTGCTCCATGGCTTGGATCCTCCTGCAGAGCTGGATCAGTATTGCCAAAAACAGAGATCCTCAAGGGCTTTTCAGATCGTCTAAGTGACAAGTCACCACCTGTAGATTCGCATGCTGTTGAGGACACAGTGCTGAAATTGCTTGAATCAAAAAAG CCTTCCAAAAGTGAGCTGCTGGCAGCATGTGTACAGCTTGGAGTCTTCTGCTGGCTCTGCATCAGATATTATTAA
- the LOC137003858 gene encoding coiled-coil domain-containing protein 106-like, giving the protein MADDEEEEVVVAPKIERKRDKESTMATRRGRPIKINPKYGAATDEVAPTIQIQFQNAKQTIEVQKQKILHLEDKVNSLTEERNYLRARLEDALIQKGPSEGVPTQTATTRKSSTSESSNFSTSESSDSEPPKHKKRKVKEKHRAKRHKKSKKLTSDYSKRVHTPEESLKRYYKVLNLVKQGLSKAEAYNRLNVDRNTIVIQAPIAELAAANPESFRKLRQMFKKGDSILKFAESCLSLCKEKANEDVIKQMKEANDLLDINKK; this is encoded by the exons ATGGCAGATGACGAAGAAGAAGAAGTGGTTGTTGCGCCCAAAATCGAACGCAAACGTGACAAGGAGAGCACAATGGCGACTAGACGTGGGAGGCCAATTAAGATAAATCCAAAGTATGGTGCAGCTACAGATG AAGTTGCACCCACCATACAAATACAATTCCAAAATGCAAAGCAAACAATAGAAgttcaaaaacagaaaatccTTCACCTGGAGGATAAGGTTAATTCTCTGACAGAGGAGAGAAATTATCTTCGTGCAAGACTTGAAGATG CTTTAATTCAGAAGGGTCCCTCAGAAGGGGTACCTACACAGACTGCAACTACAAGAAAGAGCAGTACTTCTGAATCTTCAAATTTTTCAACTTCCGAGTCCTCTGATTCTGAGCCcccaaaacacaaaaaaagaaaggttAAGGAGAAACACAGAGCGAAAAGACATAAGAAATCAAAGAAATTGACTTCTGACTATTCCAAAAGAG tgcaTACCCCAGAAGAATCGCTGAAGAGGTACTACAAGGTATTAAACCTTGTAAAACAGGGCCTGAGTAAGGCAGAGGCCTACAACAGACTAAACGTTGACAGGAACACAATAGTCATCCAGGCTCCAATTGCAGAGTTAGCAGCAGCTAATCCAGAATCATTCCGCAAGCTAAGGCAGATGTTTAAAAAGGGAGATAGCATCCTGAAATTTGCCGAAAGCTGTCTTTCTCTTTGTAAAGAAAAGGCCAATGAGGATGTGATTAAACAAATGAAAGAGGCAAATGACCTGCTtgacataaataaaaaatga